A window of the Lactuca sativa cultivar Salinas chromosome 5, Lsat_Salinas_v11, whole genome shotgun sequence genome harbors these coding sequences:
- the LOC111880521 gene encoding uncharacterized protein LOC111880521, giving the protein MNGGEETEKKNGSEQNTNNKVLEKVGEVIATINEAKNVDQVICALHSLAVRLFSLESRSFAGSIDKEYRDEIIGAELPSVHERDNWWQVFYQSTAFPTMARVLLLDVALNWLTCFPISAKKHLYDVFFLSGCVSEVVQTLVPYLQHPSNGLLEATVCSNTERLLALCLLENDGVLQLARDFSHQSKDINLEQHKAAISRVAQLVTSVPDKARLGASTLLSSHLYVKRITIQLIQGAEEWNNKYSDELVNYNGSDFNGSMLFIGDAFARICRRGSADVLISEVIPRIVTQVQSLLQQKTDLSIVEVFKSKPGLQFWSKIMEAIKDSYAVERISEQLLQKLATQDINDVEGYWILWLLFHQIFELQTSIRSMFTERFILWKVFPVCCLRWILQFSVLQSPPDTTLKGKTGNHRNLLDATQRVLAVWSKREFVQSAPVEQQAYLTAAVGLSLEKLTKEDLDGTKDVMHLILQGVSCRLESPSHFVRKMASSVALVFSKVIDPSNPLYLDDTCKEETIDWEFTSTNADVATSNDKETDKDQDKVHGCITSVSEKTYKDTKNNKLMGLELIDPDEVIDPATLNNEDASDDDNDSEISETSSESSLQPYDLSDDDSDLKKNFSQLIDVVGALRKSDDADGVERALDVAESLIRAAPDELSFIASDLVRALVQVRCSDSTLEGEEESAEEKRQKALVALIVNCPLGSLDPIHKLLYSPNVDTSQRIMILDVMTDAALELSQAKTSRQKHRSTPQILTTSESQPWFLPSSIGSQGASPWREISASQSPLSLTYSYERDLPVKPGQHRRGKSRRWAHKNVVQDDDVEWSQNKFPPFAAAFMLPAMQGFDKKSHGVDFLGRDFIVLGKLIHMLGTCMKCSAMHPEASALALPLLDMLSTRDISRHVEAYVRKSVLFAASCILVAVNPAYVASALVEGSSEMSRGLEWVRTWAISVAESDTDKECYMMAMACLQLHSEMALQTSRALESSDTNTMLHARGISLPSSKGTIKISF; this is encoded by the exons ATGAACGGCGGCGAAGAAACAGAGAAGAAGAACGGAAGTGAACAAAACACTAACAACAAAGTACTCGAGAAGGTCGGAGAAGTAATCGCCACGATCAATGAAGCCAAAAACGTTGACCAAGTCATTTGCGCACTCCACTCTCTCGCTGTCCGCCTTTTCTCTCTCGAGTCCCGCTCATTCGCCG GTAGCATTGACAAAGAGTATAGAGATGAGATTATCGGAGCAGAACTTCCTTCAGTACATGAAAGAGATAACTGGTGGCAGGTGTTTTATCAAAGCACTGCGTTTCCAACAATGGCTAGAGTGTTGTTACTTG ACGTTGCTTTGAATTGGCTAACCTGTTTCCCCATTTCTGCAAAGAAACATTTGTATGATGTATTCTTTTTAAGTGGCTGTGTCTCAGAGGTTGTGCAAACTTTAGTTCCTTATCTACAACATCCCTCAAATGGGCTACTTGAAGCCACTGTCTGCTCAAATACTGAAAG ATTACTTGCACTATGCTTGCTTGAAAATGATGGGGTACTCCAGTTGGCTAGAGATTTTTCTCACCAATCCAAAGATATAAATCTTGAACAACACAAGGCTGCAATTTCTAGAGTGGCACAACTTGTTACATCTGTCCCTGATAAAGCACGATTGGGAGCTTCCACCTTACTTTCATCACA CTTATATGTCAAAAGGATTACAATTCAACTAATTCAGGGAGCAGAAGAATGGAACAATAAGTATTCTGATGAATTAGTTAACTATAATGGAAGTGATTTCAATGGTTCTATGCTATTTATTGGGGATGCTTTTGCTCGTATTTGTAGGCGTGGGTCTGCAG ATGTGCTAATAAGTGAAGTGATCCCACGAATTGTTACCCAAGTTCAAAGCCTTTTACAGCAAAAGACTGATTTGTCCATTGTGGAAGTTTTTAAATCAAAACCTGGTCTACAGTTTTGGTCAAAGATAATGGAGGCAATTAAAGATTCATATGCTGTAGAAAGAATATCTGAACAGCTTTTGCAAAAGCTAGCAACTCAAGACATAAATGATGTTGAAGGTTACTGGATTCTTTGGTTATTGTTTCACCAGATTTTTGAACTCCAAACATCCATCAGGTCCATGTTTACAGAGAGATTTATACTCTGGAAAGTGTTCCCAGTTTGTTGTCTGAGATGGATCCTTCAGTTTTCTGTTCTTCAATCCCCTCCTGATACCACACTCAAGGGCAAAACTGGAAATCATCGCAATCTATTGGATGCCACTCAGCGTGTTCTTGCAGTATGGTCAAAGCGAGAGTTTGTACAGTCAGCACCAGTAGAGCAACAAGCat ATTTAACAGCAGCAGTTGGGCTTTCCTTAGAAAAGCTAACAAAAGAAGATTTAGATGGTACTAAGGATGTAATGCACTTGATTCTTCAAGGGGTTAGCT GTAGGCTGGAAAGCCCTTCTCATTTTGTACGCAAGATGGCTAGCAGTGTTGCTTTAGTCTTTTCAAAAGTGATTGACCCTAGCAATCCCCTGTATCTTGATGATACCTGCAAAGAGGAGACTATTGACTGGGAGTTCACATCAACAAATGCTGACGTGGCAACATCTAATGACAAAGAAACAGACAAAGACCAAGATAAGGTTCATGGTTGTATTACATCGGTATCAGAAAAAACTTATAAAGACACAAAGAACAACAAATTGATGGGATTGGAACTAATTGATCCAGATGAAGTTATTGATCCTGCAACATTGAACAATGAGGATGCTTCTGATGATGATAATGATTCTGAGATTTCTGAAACTTCCAGTGAATCCTCTTTACAACCATATGATTTGTCTGATGATGATTCTGACTTGAAAAAGAATTTCTCACAGTTGATTGATGTTGTTGGAGCTCTAAGAAAGTCTGATGATGCTGATGGT GTTGAAAGAGCACTTGATGTTGCTGAAAGCCTTATTAGAGCAGCTCCAGATGAACTTTCATTCATAGCAAGTGATCTAGTCAGGGCGCTTGTCCAGGTTCGTTGCTCAGACTCAACTTTGGAAGGGGAAGAAGAATCAGCTGAAGAAAAGAGACAAAAAGCATTGGTTGCCTTAATTGTAAACTGTCCATTAGGAAGTCTTGATCCGATACATAAACTCCTATATTCACCGAATGTAGACACGAGTCAACGGATAATGATTCTTGATGTCATGACAGATGCAGCACTCGAGCTTTCTCAAGCAAAAACCAGTAGACAAAAGCACCGGTCAACCCCCCAAATCTTGACCACTTCAGAGAGTCAACCATGGTTCTTGCCAAGTAGCATAGGGTCTCAGGGTGCAAGCCCATGGAGAGAGATCTCAGCATCTCAATCTCCATTGAGTTTGACTTATTCCTACGAGAGAGATCTCCCGGTCAAACCCGGCCAACACAGGAGAGGGAAGTCACGGAGGTGGGCCCACAAAAACGTAGTACAAGATGATGACGTGGAATGGTCGCAGAATAAGTTTCCTCCGTTTGCAGCTGCGTTTATGCTTCCAGCTATGCAGGGGTTTGACAAAAAAAGTCATGGAGTTGACTTTTTAGGTAGGGACTTTATTGTCCTTGGAAAACTTATTCACATGTTGGGTACTTGTATGAAATGTTCAGCTATGCATCCAGAAGCATCCGCTTTAGCACTTCCATTGCTTGATATGTTGAGTACCAG GGACATAAGTCGTCATGTTGAAGCATATGTTCGTAAATCTGTACTTTTTGCAGCATCATGTATATTGGTGGCTGTTAATCCTGCTTACGTGGCATCTGCACTGGTTGAAGGAAGTAGTGAAATGTCCAGAGGGCTTGAGTGGGTACGCACGTGGGCCATATCTGTAGCTGAGTCAGACACCGATAAAGAATGCTATATG ATGGCAATGGCATGTCTTCAACTCCATTCAGAAATGGCTCTCCAAACATCCAGAGCATTAGAGTCATCAGATACCAATACCATGCTCCATGCAAGAGGCATAAGTCTTCCATCTTCAAAGGGGACAATCAAAATCTCGTTCTGA
- the LOC111880522 gene encoding uncharacterized protein LOC111880522 has translation MLKSTIAPMLSTLYPQKLFPIKLASFCSALPRSPPTVRQNASTNIPTLETPSYILPPASAYVHLPFCRKRCHYCDFPILALGSSSTETADDDPRISNYINLLIREMEATQTNFNQHPPLETVFFGGGTPSLVPPRLVAKVLDTLRSKFGLRLDAEISMEMDPGTFDAKKLKELMGLGVNRVSLGVQAFQEELLKACGRAHGIDEVHEAIEIINSCGVGNWSLDLISSLPHQTQEMWEESLKLTVEANPNHVSVYDLQVEKDTKFGSLYIPGEFPLPNDTQSAKFYRMASKKLSEANYGHYEVSSYSKNGFECKHNYTYWINKPFYAFGLGSASYINGTRYSRPKKLKDYTDYVKNLEGGLVDLSQEGDDVDEWEMAMDIVMLSLRTSKGLNLKSFGDDFGSEVVVELCKVYEPYMRSGHVLFLDDERREIKEDEFSSLVLDDEKLENEIGFIRLSDPDGFLLSNELISLAFGVIDP, from the exons ATGTTGAAGTCGACGATTGCCCCCATGTTATCAACCCTCTACCCGCAAAAGTTATTCCCCATCAAATTAGCGTCTTTTTGTAGTGCATTACCACGAAGCCCGCCAACTGTTCGACAAAATGCCTCAACCAACATTCCAACTCTCGAGACCCCCTCTTACATACTCCCTCCAGCTTCAGCTTACGTCCATCTCCCTTTCTGCCGCAAACGCTGTCATTATTGTGACTTCCCAATATTAGCTCTGGGTTCTTCTTCAACAGAAACCGCAGATGATGATCCAAGAATCTCAAATTATATCAATCTTCTTATTCGCGAAATGGAAGCAACACAAACAAATTTTAACCAACACCCACCTCTTGAAACCGTCTTCTTCGGTGGTGGCACGCCTTCGTTGGTGCCACCAAGACTCGTTGCTAAGGTCCTTGACACATTGAGATCGAAATTTGGGTTGCGTTTGGATGCCGAGATATCAATGGAAATGGACCCCGGAACATTTGATGCTAAGAAACTGAAAGAGTTGATGGGATTGGGTGTGAACAGGGTATCGTTAGGAGTTCAAGCATTTCAAGAAGAGTTGTTGAAAGCTTGTGGGAGAGCTCATGGTATTGACGAGGTTCATGAGGCAATTGAGATTATCAATTCATGTGGGGTTGGTAATTGGAGCTTGGATCTCATTTCTTCTCTCCCACATCAAACTCAAGAAATGTGGGAAGAGAGTTTGAAGCTCACTGTTGAAGCAAACCCAAATCATGTTTCAGTTTATGACCTTCAAGTTGAGAAAGACACCAAATTTGGTTCATT GTATATACCAGGTGAGTTTCCACTTCCTAATGACACCCAATCTGCAAAATTCTACAGAATGGCTTCAAAAAAGCTTTCAGAGGCTAATTATGGGCATTATGAAGTCAGTAGCTATAGCAAAAATGGATTTGAGTGCAAGCACAATTACACATACTGGATAAACAAACCTTTTTACGCGTTTGGCTTAGGTTCTGCTAGTTATATCAATGGAACAAGATACTCAAGACCAAAGAAGTTAAAAGATTACACAGATTATGTCAAGAATTTGGAGGGTGGATTAGTTGATTTGTCACAAGAAGGTGATGATGTTGATGAATGGGAAATGGCTATGGACATTGTGATGCTTTCATTAAGAACTTCAAAAGGGTTGAATTTGAAGAGTTTTGGAGATGATTTTGGGAGTGAGGTTGTTGTGGAGCTGTGTAAGGTGTATGAGCCTTATATGAGGAGTGGGCATGTGTTGTTTTTGGATGATGAAAGAAGAGAGATTAAAGAAGATGAGTTTAGTTCTTTGGTTTTAGATGATGAAAAGTTGGAAAATGAGATCGGGTTTATTCGGTTAAGTGATCCAGATGGTTTTCTTTTGTCCAATGAATTGATATCGCTTGCATTTGGGGTTATTGATCCATGA
- the LOC111880511 gene encoding GDSL esterase/lipase At3g48460 — protein MWTLVTMSASPIAIFLLLLLLSLSSATPPPPFKKIYAFGDSYTDTGNTASPTGPSAFTYVSNLPYGRTFFHHPTNRYSDGRLVIDFVAESLSLPYLPPYLNRKANTTAGINYAVAGSTAIRHAFFVKNNLTFDVTPQSLQTQLSWFNKTLQGQKCKSAMSTPAECAAVFRDALVWVGEIGANDYAYTVGSTVSGETIQRRAIRSVTGFIEALLKKGAKYMVVQGLPTTGCLTLAMYLSPESDRDDIGCVATVNNQSYIHNTILQANIQNLRNKYPKTVIVYADYWKAYRSIVKNAPKLGFHDVYKACCGSSGGPYNFDFSGTCGSDSASSCQNPSQYINWDGVHLTEAMYKVVSELFLNGAFTYPPFKSLLRSKQNSA, from the exons ATGTGGACGTTGGTAACCATGTCAGCTTCCCCCATCGccatcttcctcctcctcctcctccttagTCTCTCTTCGGCAACACCTCCACCACCGTTCAAGAAGATCTACGCCTTTGGAGACTCTTACACCGACACCGGAAACACTGCCTCCCCCACCGGCCCAAGTGCCTTCACTTACGTCTCCAACCTCCCTTACGGCCGCACATTTTTCCACCACCCAACTAACCGTTACTCCGACGGGCGTCTGGTAATCGATTTCGTGGCGGAATCACTCTCATTACCCTACCTACCACCCTACCTCAACCGCAAGGCCAACACCACCGCCGGTATTAACTACGCCGTCGCAGGATCCACCGCTATCAGACATGCGTTTTTTGTCAAAAATAACCTCACCTTCGATGTAACACCTCAGTCTCTGCAAACTCAGCTTTCTTGGTTTAACAAGACATTGCAGGGGCAAAAATGTAAAAGTGCTATGTCGACGCCGGCGGAATGTGCAGCGGTGTTCCGGGATGCGTTAGTTTGGGTGGGTGAAATCGGAGCCAATGACTACGCTTACACCGTTGGATCAACGGTGAGCGGTGAAACCATTCAACGACGTGCCATTCGCAGTGTAACAGGATTTATAgag GCATTGCTCAAAAAAGGTGCAAAATATATGGTAGTCCAAGGCCTCCCCACTACCGGTTGCTTGACCCTCGCCATGTACCTTTCACCAGAGTCAGACCGCGATGACATTGGTTGTGTCGCCACCGTCAATAACCAAAGCTACATCCACAACACCATCCTCCAAGCCAACATCCAAAACCTACGCAACAAATACCCAAAAACTGTCATTGTTTATGCTGATTACTGGAAAGCTTATCGCTCAATTGTCAAGAATGCACCAAAGCTTGGATTCCACGATGTTTACAAGGCGTGTTGTGGGTCTAGTGGTGGTCCCTACAACTTTGACTTTTCAGGTACTTGTGGGTCTGATTCTGCAAGTTCATGTCAGAACCCATCTCAATATATCAATTGGGACGGAGTTCACCTTACTGAGGCTATGTATAAAGTAGTTTCCGAGTTGTTTCTTAATGGTGCTTTCACTTATCCGCCATTCAAGTCCTTGTTAAGAAGCAAGCAAAACTCAGCTTAG